In the Bradyrhizobium guangzhouense genome, one interval contains:
- the tilS gene encoding tRNA lysidine(34) synthetase TilS — protein MSDDDNSPISVRAAKQLFAELRGARALVLAVSGGPDSVALMWLAARWRHSLARGPDITVVTVDHGLRKEAAREAREVKRLATGLGLAHRTLRWRGAKPNAGLPAAAREARYRLLAQAARAAGASHVLTAHTRDDQAETLLMRLFRGSGIAGLSAMARLSTRDGLVLARPLLDVPKSQLIATLKRAGIGFAEDPTNRDPAFTRPRLRALLPQLAAEGGDIRTLVRLAGRLARANAAVEVLTDGAERFLRLRDRGHQPQPGVRSFEASAFATLPEEVRLRLLLRAIDATGHEGPAELGKVETLLATLDQAMTAPANGRAILKQTLLKQTLAGALISLAGGRIHIAPAPVRRPPRRLQRDEKGG, from the coding sequence ATGTCAGACGACGACAATTCTCCGATCTCCGTGCGCGCGGCGAAGCAGCTCTTCGCCGAGCTCAGAGGCGCGCGGGCGCTTGTGCTCGCGGTCTCCGGCGGACCTGACTCGGTGGCGCTGATGTGGCTGGCGGCGCGCTGGCGGCATAGTCTCGCGCGCGGCCCCGATATCACCGTCGTCACCGTCGATCACGGGCTGCGCAAGGAGGCGGCGCGCGAAGCGCGCGAGGTCAAGCGGCTCGCCACTGGACTTGGCCTTGCGCACCGGACCCTGCGCTGGCGCGGCGCGAAGCCCAACGCAGGATTGCCCGCCGCCGCGCGCGAGGCCCGCTATCGGCTGCTGGCGCAGGCCGCGCGCGCCGCAGGCGCAAGCCACGTGCTGACTGCGCATACCCGCGACGACCAGGCCGAGACGCTGCTGATGCGGCTCTTCCGCGGCAGCGGCATCGCCGGATTGTCGGCGATGGCGCGCCTCTCCACGCGCGACGGCCTCGTGCTGGCGCGCCCGTTGCTCGATGTTCCGAAATCGCAACTGATCGCGACCCTGAAGCGGGCCGGGATCGGCTTTGCTGAAGATCCCACCAACCGCGATCCGGCCTTCACGCGGCCGCGGCTTCGCGCGCTGCTGCCGCAGCTTGCCGCCGAGGGCGGTGACATCAGGACCCTGGTGCGGCTGGCGGGCAGGCTCGCCCGCGCCAACGCGGCGGTCGAGGTGCTGACCGACGGTGCCGAGCGCTTCCTCCGCCTGCGGGATCGCGGCCATCAGCCGCAGCCGGGCGTTCGCAGCTTCGAGGCCTCGGCCTTCGCCACCCTGCCGGAGGAAGTCCGGCTGCGGCTCTTGCTGCGGGCCATCGACGCAACAGGGCACGAAGGGCCGGCGGAACTCGGCAAGGTCGAAACCCTGCTCGCCACACTCGATCAGGCGATGACCGCACCTGCGAATGGCCGTGCCATCCTGAAGCAGACCCTTCTCAAGCAGACCCTTGCGGGAGCCTTGATCAGCCTTGCCGGGGGGCGTATCCACATCGCGCCTGCGCCGGTCCGGCGGCCCCCAAGGAGACTTCAAAGGGATGAAAAGGGCGGATGA
- the ftsH gene encoding ATP-dependent zinc metalloprotease FtsH, translating to MNANLRNFALWVIIVLLLLALFTLFQNPGQRTSSQDIAFSQLLSDVDQGHVRDVVIQGPDIHGTFTNGSSFQTYAPNDPTLVKRLYDSKVQITAKPPGDNVPWFVSLLVSWLPFIALIGVWIFLSRQMQGGAGKAMGFGKSRAKMLTEAHGRVTFEDVAGVDEAKQDLQEIVEFLRDPGKFQRLGGRIPRGVLLVGPPGTGKTLIARAVAGEANVPFFTISGSDFVEMFVGVGASRVRDMFEQAKKNAPCIIFIDEIDAVGRHRGAGLGGGNDEREQTLNQLLVEMDGFEANEGVILIAATNRPDVLDPALLRPGRFDRQVVVPNPDVVGREQILKVHVRKVPLAPDINLKTIARGTPGFSGADLMNLVNEAALTAARRNKRMVTQAEFEEAKDKVMMGAERKSLVMTEEEKLLTAYHEGGHAIVGLNVPATDPIHKATIIPRGRALGMVMQLPERDKLSMSLEQMTSRLAIMMGGRVAEELIFGREKVTSGAASDIEQATRLARMMVTRWGLSEELGTVSYGENQDEVFLGMSVSRTQNASEATVQKIDSEIRRLVEEGYKEATRILTEKHADLEALAKGLLEFETLSGDEIVDLLKGKKPNRESVLEPATPRASAVPPAGKSRPRPDPDPGLEPQPQA from the coding sequence ATGAACGCCAATCTGCGCAATTTCGCCCTCTGGGTCATCATTGTTTTGCTGCTGTTGGCGTTGTTCACGCTCTTCCAGAATCCGGGTCAACGCACGTCCTCGCAGGACATCGCCTTCTCGCAGCTCTTGAGCGACGTCGATCAGGGCCATGTCCGCGACGTCGTGATCCAGGGCCCGGACATTCACGGCACCTTCACCAATGGCTCGAGCTTCCAGACCTATGCGCCGAACGACCCGACGCTGGTGAAGCGCCTCTATGACAGCAAGGTGCAGATCACCGCGAAGCCGCCCGGCGACAACGTGCCGTGGTTCGTCTCGCTGCTGGTCTCCTGGCTGCCCTTCATCGCGCTGATCGGCGTGTGGATCTTCCTGTCGCGGCAGATGCAGGGCGGCGCCGGCAAGGCGATGGGCTTCGGCAAGTCGCGGGCGAAGATGCTGACCGAGGCCCATGGCCGCGTCACCTTCGAGGACGTCGCCGGCGTCGACGAGGCCAAGCAGGACCTGCAGGAGATCGTCGAGTTCCTGCGCGACCCCGGCAAATTCCAGCGCCTCGGCGGCCGCATTCCGCGCGGCGTGCTGCTGGTCGGGCCTCCCGGCACCGGCAAGACCCTGATCGCGCGTGCGGTCGCGGGTGAAGCCAACGTGCCGTTCTTCACCATTTCCGGTTCGGACTTCGTCGAAATGTTCGTCGGCGTCGGCGCCTCTCGTGTGCGCGACATGTTCGAGCAGGCCAAGAAGAACGCGCCCTGCATCATCTTCATCGACGAAATCGACGCGGTCGGTCGTCACCGTGGCGCGGGCCTCGGCGGCGGCAATGACGAGCGCGAGCAGACGCTGAACCAACTGCTGGTCGAGATGGACGGCTTCGAGGCGAACGAGGGTGTGATCCTGATCGCCGCCACCAACCGCCCTGATGTGCTCGATCCGGCGCTGCTGCGTCCGGGCCGCTTCGACCGTCAGGTCGTGGTGCCGAACCCCGACGTCGTCGGCCGCGAGCAGATCCTGAAGGTTCATGTCCGCAAGGTGCCGCTGGCCCCGGATATCAACCTCAAGACCATCGCGCGCGGCACGCCCGGCTTCTCGGGCGCCGATTTGATGAACCTCGTCAACGAAGCAGCCCTTACCGCCGCCCGCCGCAACAAGCGGATGGTGACCCAGGCGGAGTTCGAGGAAGCCAAGGACAAGGTGATGATGGGCGCCGAGCGCAAGTCGCTCGTCATGACCGAGGAAGAGAAGCTCTTGACGGCCTATCACGAAGGCGGCCACGCCATCGTCGGCCTCAACGTGCCCGCGACCGATCCGATCCACAAGGCGACCATCATTCCGCGCGGCCGTGCGCTGGGCATGGTCATGCAGCTCCCCGAGCGCGACAAGCTGTCGATGTCGCTGGAGCAGATGACCTCGCGGCTTGCCATCATGATGGGTGGCCGCGTCGCCGAAGAGCTGATCTTCGGCCGCGAGAAGGTCACCTCTGGCGCCGCCTCCGACATCGAGCAGGCCACGCGCCTCGCCCGCATGATGGTGACGCGCTGGGGTCTGTCGGAAGAGCTCGGCACGGTCTCCTATGGCGAGAACCAGGACGAGGTCTTCCTCGGCATGTCGGTCTCGCGCACGCAGAACGCATCGGAAGCGACCGTGCAGAAGATCGACTCCGAGATCCGCCGCCTGGTCGAGGAAGGCTACAAGGAAGCGACCCGCATCCTCACCGAGAAGCACGCCGATCTCGAAGCCCTCGCCAAGGGCCTGCTCGAGTTCGAAACGCTCAGCGGTGACGAGATCGTCGACCTGCTCAAGGGCAAGAAGCCGAACCGCGAGTCCGTGCTCGAGCCGGCGACGCCGCGCGCCTCCGCCGTGCCCCCGGCCGGCAAGTCGCGCCCGCGTCCCGATCCGGATCCCGGCCTGGAGCCGCAGCCGCAGGCGTAA
- a CDS encoding DUF3052 family protein — protein MAGYSGKPLVQKLGIKPGFCIFVDGLGAPYRDIVGELPDGVAIAKTAKAPLDMVHLFAAEAKGLAAKLRLYRKAIAPDGMIWASWPKKASGVATDVTEALVRETALANGLVDIKICAVSDVWSGLKLVIPVKDRAKVAK, from the coding sequence ATGGCCGGATATTCCGGCAAACCCTTAGTGCAAAAGCTCGGCATCAAGCCGGGCTTTTGTATTTTCGTGGACGGCCTTGGCGCGCCCTATCGCGACATCGTTGGCGAGCTCCCTGACGGCGTGGCGATCGCGAAGACCGCCAAGGCGCCGCTCGACATGGTGCATCTGTTCGCGGCCGAGGCCAAAGGCCTCGCCGCCAAACTGCGCCTCTACCGCAAGGCGATCGCGCCCGACGGAATGATCTGGGCATCGTGGCCGAAGAAAGCGTCGGGCGTTGCAACTGACGTCACCGAAGCCCTGGTGCGCGAGACCGCGCTTGCGAACGGCCTCGTCGATATCAAGATCTGCGCGGTCAGCGACGTCTGGTCCGGCCTCAAGCTCGTGATCCCCGTGAAGGATCGCGCGAAGGTCGCGAAATAG
- a CDS encoding Flp family type IVb pilin has protein sequence MKNLVSRFVKDESGATAIEYGLIAAGIALAIITVVNNLGSTLNTKFGSISSSLK, from the coding sequence ATGAAGAACCTCGTTTCGCGTTTCGTGAAGGACGAATCCGGCGCCACCGCCATCGAATACGGCCTGATCGCCGCCGGCATCGCGCTGGCGATCATCACCGTGGTCAACAACCTCGGCTCGACGCTGAACACCAAGTTCGGCTCGATCTCGTCCAGCCTCAAGTAA